In Streptomyces nodosus, one DNA window encodes the following:
- a CDS encoding gamma-glutamylcyclotransferase, whose product MSLYAAYAANLDARLMNRRAPHSPLRATGWLNGWRLTFGGEQMGWEGALATIVEDPLSQVFVALYDIAPMDEESMDRWESVGLDVYRRMRVRVHTLDGEETAWTYVLNGYEGGLPSARYLGEIADAAESAGAPHDYVMELRKRPC is encoded by the coding sequence ATGTCGCTCTACGCCGCGTACGCCGCCAATCTCGACGCGCGGCTGATGAACCGCCGCGCACCCCATTCGCCGCTGCGCGCCACCGGCTGGCTCAACGGCTGGAGGCTGACCTTCGGGGGCGAGCAGATGGGCTGGGAGGGCGCCCTCGCGACGATCGTCGAGGACCCGCTGTCGCAGGTGTTCGTCGCGCTGTACGACATCGCCCCGATGGACGAGGAGTCCATGGACCGCTGGGAGAGCGTGGGCCTGGACGTCTACCGCCGGATGCGGGTGCGCGTCCACACCCTGGACGGCGAGGAGACGGCCTGGACCTATGTCCTGAACGGCTACGAGGGCGGCCTTCCGTCGGCCCGCTATCTGGGGGAGATCGCGGACGCCGCCGAGTCCGCGGGGGCGCCGCACGACTATGTGATGGAGCTGCGCAAGCGACCGTGCTGA
- a CDS encoding phospho-sugar mutase, translating into MHDELIARAKAWLAEDPDAETRAELARLIDAEDHAELAERFGGTLQFGTAGLRGELGAGPMRMNRAVVIRAAAGLAAFLKAKGRGDGLVVIGYDARHKSADFARDTAAVMTGAGLRAAVLPRPLPTPVLAFAVRHLGAVAGVEVTASHNPPRDNGYKVYLGWGYPGSEADGGSQIVPPADAEIAAEIDAIDSLTSVPRPDSGWDTLGEDVLQAYLARTDAVLTPGSPRTARTVYTAMHGVGKDVLLAAFDRAGFPAPVLVAEQAEPDPDFPTVAFPNPEEPGAMDLAFAAARATDPDLIVANDPDADRCAVAVEDGGRWRMLRGDEVGALLGAHLVRRGATGTFAESIVSSSLLHRIADRAGLAFEETLTGFKWIARAEGLRYGYEEALGYCVDPEGVRDKDGITAALLVTELASELKEQGRTLLDLLDDLAVEHGLHATDQLSVRVQDLSVIADAMRRLREQPPTRLGDLPVTGSEDLSRGTATLPPTDGLRYTLDGARVIVRPSGTEPKLKCYLEVVVPVAGHDELPEARRRATALLEALKRDFAAAAGI; encoded by the coding sequence GTGCACGACGAACTCATCGCACGGGCCAAGGCGTGGCTGGCCGAGGATCCCGACGCGGAGACCCGTGCGGAACTCGCCCGGCTCATCGACGCCGAGGACCACGCCGAGCTCGCCGAACGCTTCGGCGGCACCCTCCAGTTCGGCACCGCCGGTCTGCGCGGCGAGCTGGGCGCCGGTCCCATGCGGATGAACCGCGCCGTGGTCATCCGCGCCGCCGCGGGTCTGGCCGCGTTCCTGAAGGCCAAGGGCCGGGGCGACGGCCTGGTGGTCATCGGCTACGACGCCCGCCACAAGTCCGCCGACTTCGCCCGGGACACCGCGGCCGTGATGACGGGCGCGGGCCTGCGCGCCGCGGTCCTCCCCCGCCCGCTGCCCACCCCCGTGCTCGCCTTCGCCGTCCGGCACCTCGGCGCGGTGGCCGGGGTGGAGGTCACCGCGAGCCACAACCCGCCCCGGGACAACGGCTACAAGGTCTACCTCGGCTGGGGCTACCCCGGCTCCGAGGCCGACGGGGGCTCCCAGATCGTGCCCCCGGCCGACGCCGAGATCGCGGCCGAGATCGACGCGATCGACTCCCTCACCTCGGTGCCCCGCCCGGACAGCGGCTGGGACACCCTGGGCGAGGACGTCCTCCAGGCCTATCTCGCCCGTACGGACGCCGTGCTCACCCCGGGCTCCCCCCGCACCGCCCGGACCGTCTACACCGCGATGCACGGCGTCGGCAAGGACGTCCTGCTCGCCGCCTTCGACCGGGCCGGCTTCCCCGCCCCGGTGCTCGTCGCCGAACAGGCCGAGCCCGACCCGGACTTCCCGACCGTCGCCTTCCCCAACCCGGAGGAGCCCGGCGCGATGGACCTCGCCTTCGCCGCGGCCCGCGCGACGGATCCGGACCTGATCGTCGCCAACGACCCGGACGCCGACCGCTGCGCGGTGGCCGTCGAGGACGGCGGTCGGTGGCGCATGCTGCGGGGCGACGAGGTGGGCGCCCTGCTCGGCGCGCATCTGGTGCGCCGCGGGGCCACCGGCACCTTCGCCGAGTCGATCGTCTCCTCCTCCCTGCTGCACCGCATCGCGGACCGGGCCGGGCTGGCGTTCGAGGAGACCCTCACCGGCTTCAAGTGGATCGCTCGTGCGGAGGGCCTGCGCTACGGCTACGAGGAGGCGCTCGGCTACTGCGTCGACCCCGAGGGCGTGCGCGACAAGGACGGCATCACGGCGGCGCTGCTGGTGACCGAGCTGGCCTCCGAGCTCAAGGAGCAGGGCCGCACCCTGCTCGACCTGCTGGACGACCTCGCCGTGGAGCACGGGCTGCACGCCACCGACCAGCTCTCGGTCCGCGTCCAGGACCTCTCGGTGATCGCCGACGCGATGCGGCGGCTGCGCGAGCAGCCCCCGACCCGGCTCGGGGACCTGCCCGTCACCGGCTCCGAGGACCTCAGCCGGGGTACCGCCACGCTCCCGCCCACCGACGGGCTGCGCTACACGCTCGACGGGGCCCGGGTGATCGTGCGCCCCAGCGGCACGGAGCCGAAGCTGAAGTGCTATCTGGAGGTCGTGGTCCCGGTCGCCGGGCACGACGAGCTCCCGGAGGCCCGCCGGAGGGCGACCGCGCTTCTGGAGGCGCTCAAGCGGGACTTCGCCGCGGCGGCGGGCATCTGA
- a CDS encoding sortase family protein — protein MSGPASAGAQDFDSGATGAVGSVAGRYGRGSAGRWRGAVRRSRGPGAAASVVVRVLGLLAGLALVVSCAPGGGSARGAPVVRVSGVSGADPVSGDPASGSPASGDPGSGHGRDGGEEGAARPPGPSGPSPEVASPTAAPARERPASGSPAPGPSASGGARVPGPDLSRPSTSPAAPFTAATTPTARATTPSGPSPEPGRAVLSIGDWSASVARGGQDEVDACRDAVQWAGPEIGDEDGYELRTLVVVGHDYCRGFDRFATLPVGSTVTLTTTRGSWTYRVYAHYITPGRGAPAAGLYWGDLTLQSCVGPDTGFSYLMRV, from the coding sequence GTGAGCGGTCCCGCGAGCGCGGGGGCGCAGGACTTCGATTCCGGGGCCACGGGGGCCGTGGGGTCGGTGGCCGGCCGGTACGGGCGGGGGAGCGCGGGACGGTGGCGGGGCGCCGTACGACGGTCCAGGGGCCCGGGGGCGGCCGCGTCCGTGGTCGTGCGGGTGCTCGGCCTGCTCGCGGGCCTCGCGCTGGTGGTCTCCTGCGCGCCGGGCGGCGGTTCGGCGCGGGGCGCGCCGGTCGTCCGGGTCTCGGGGGTGTCCGGGGCGGACCCGGTGTCCGGCGACCCCGCCTCCGGAAGCCCCGCGTCCGGGGACCCGGGGTCCGGGCACGGCCGGGACGGGGGCGAAGAGGGCGCCGCCCGCCCGCCGGGTCCGTCCGGTCCCTCGCCCGAGGTGGCCTCGCCCACCGCCGCTCCGGCCCGGGAGCGCCCGGCCTCCGGCAGCCCGGCCCCCGGTCCGTCGGCCTCCGGCGGTGCGCGCGTTCCGGGGCCCGATCTCTCCCGCCCGTCGACGAGTCCCGCGGCACCTTTCACGGCGGCCACGACCCCCACCGCCCGAGCCACCACCCCCTCCGGCCCGTCCCCCGAGCCCGGACGGGCCGTACTCAGCATCGGCGACTGGTCCGCCTCCGTGGCGCGCGGCGGCCAGGACGAGGTGGACGCCTGCCGGGACGCGGTCCAGTGGGCGGGGCCCGAGATAGGCGACGAGGACGGCTACGAACTGCGGACCCTGGTCGTCGTCGGGCACGACTACTGCCGGGGCTTCGACCGGTTCGCCACCCTGCCCGTGGGCAGCACCGTGACGCTGACCACGACCCGGGGCAGCTGGACCTACCGGGTGTACGCGCACTACATCACCCCGGGCCGTGGCGCCCCTGCCGCCGGACTGTACTGGGGCGACCTCACCCTTCAGTCCTGCGTGGGGCCGGACACCGGCTTCAGCTATCTCATGCGGGTCTGA
- a CDS encoding purine-nucleoside phosphorylase, which produces MNASLLPDDIQGAPYAAADTAAARLRELTGAETHDVALVMGSGWAPAVDALGEAEAEFPVTELPGFPPPAVEGHGGKIRSYRIGDKRALVFLGRTHYYEGRGVAAVAHGVRTAVAAGAKTIVLTNGCGGLRETMRPGQPVLISDHINLTATSPIVGANFVDLTDLYSPRLRSLCQEIDPSLEEGVYAQFTGPHYETPAEIRMARTLGADLVGMSTVLEAIAAREAGAEVLGISLVTNLAAGMTGEPLNHEEVLQAGRDSATRMGALLAQVLNRL; this is translated from the coding sequence GTGAACGCATCTCTTCTTCCGGACGACATCCAGGGCGCCCCTTACGCCGCCGCCGACACGGCTGCCGCGCGGCTGCGTGAGCTGACGGGTGCCGAGACCCATGACGTCGCTCTTGTGATGGGCTCCGGCTGGGCTCCGGCCGTGGACGCCCTCGGCGAGGCCGAGGCCGAGTTCCCGGTCACCGAGCTGCCCGGCTTCCCGCCGCCGGCCGTCGAGGGGCACGGCGGCAAGATCCGCTCGTACCGGATCGGCGACAAGCGCGCCCTGGTCTTCCTCGGCCGTACGCACTACTACGAGGGCCGCGGCGTGGCCGCCGTCGCCCACGGGGTCCGCACCGCGGTGGCCGCCGGCGCCAAGACCATCGTCCTCACCAACGGCTGCGGCGGGCTGCGCGAGACCATGCGTCCCGGCCAGCCGGTGCTGATCAGCGACCACATCAACCTGACCGCGACCTCCCCGATCGTCGGCGCCAACTTCGTCGACCTGACGGACCTCTACTCCCCGCGGCTGCGCTCCCTGTGCCAGGAGATCGACCCCTCCCTCGAAGAGGGCGTCTACGCGCAGTTCACCGGCCCGCACTACGAGACCCCGGCGGAGATCCGTATGGCCCGCACCCTCGGTGCGGACCTGGTGGGCATGTCCACGGTGCTGGAGGCCATCGCCGCGCGCGAGGCCGGGGCCGAGGTCCTGGGCATCTCCCTGGTCACCAACCTCGCCGCCGGTATGACGGGTGAGCCGCTGAACCACGAGGAGGTCCTCCAGGCCGGCCGGGACAGCGCCACGCGCATGGGGGCGCTGCTGGCCCAGGTGCTGAACAGGCTGTAG
- a CDS encoding NAD(P)H-quinone dehydrogenase: protein MHPRPAPGGGSPEACGTMEHVTRIVIIGGGPGGYEAALVAAQLGAEVTVVDCDGLGGASVLTDCVPSKTLIATAEVMTTFDSSYEELGIIVADDTPPLERAARVVGVDLGKVNRRVKRLALAQSHDITASVTRAGARVVRGRGRLEGMQALDGSRKVVVRAADGSEETLVADAVLIATGGHPRELPDARPDGERILNWTQVYDLDELPEELIVVGSGVTGAEFAGAYQALGSKVTLVSSRDRVLPGEDPDAAAVLEDVFRRRGMNVMARSRAQSAKRVGDRVEVTLSDGRVITGSHCLMAVGAIPNSSGMGLEEAGVKLRESGHIWTDKVSRTSAPGVYAAGDVTGVFALASVAAMQGRIAMYHFLGDAVAPLNLKTVSSNVFTDPEIATVGYTQADVDAGVIDARVVKLPLLRNPRAKMQGIRDGFVKIFCRPGTGIVVGGVVVAPRASELIHPISIAVDNNLTVEQIANTFTVYPSLSGSIAEVARQLHTRKSGVEV from the coding sequence ATGCACCCGCGCCCGGCCCCCGGAGGAGGGTCGCCCGAGGCGTGCGGGACAATGGAGCATGTGACTCGGATCGTGATCATCGGTGGCGGACCCGGCGGATATGAAGCGGCGCTGGTCGCCGCGCAGCTCGGCGCGGAGGTGACCGTCGTCGACTGCGACGGCCTGGGCGGGGCGTCGGTGCTCACCGACTGCGTGCCGTCCAAGACGCTCATCGCCACGGCCGAGGTGATGACGACCTTCGATTCCTCGTACGAAGAGCTGGGCATCATCGTCGCGGATGACACTCCGCCCCTGGAGCGGGCCGCCCGGGTGGTCGGGGTCGACCTCGGGAAGGTCAACCGACGGGTGAAGCGGCTCGCGCTCGCCCAGTCCCACGACATCACCGCGTCCGTCACGCGGGCCGGCGCCCGGGTCGTGCGCGGGCGCGGCCGGCTGGAGGGCATGCAGGCCCTGGACGGTTCGCGCAAGGTCGTCGTACGGGCCGCGGACGGCAGCGAGGAGACCCTCGTCGCCGACGCCGTGCTCATCGCCACCGGCGGCCACCCGCGCGAGCTGCCCGACGCCCGGCCGGACGGCGAGCGGATCCTCAACTGGACCCAGGTCTACGACCTCGACGAGCTGCCCGAGGAGCTCATCGTGGTCGGCTCCGGTGTCACCGGTGCCGAGTTCGCCGGTGCCTACCAGGCCCTCGGGTCCAAGGTCACCCTGGTCTCCTCGCGCGACCGGGTGCTGCCCGGCGAGGACCCGGACGCCGCCGCCGTCCTGGAGGACGTCTTCCGGCGCCGCGGCATGAACGTCATGGCACGCTCGCGCGCCCAGTCCGCCAAGCGGGTCGGCGACCGGGTCGAGGTCACCCTCTCCGACGGGCGTGTGATCACCGGCTCGCACTGTCTGATGGCCGTGGGCGCGATCCCCAACAGCAGCGGGATGGGCCTTGAGGAGGCCGGGGTCAAGCTGCGCGAGTCCGGGCACATCTGGACGGACAAGGTCTCCCGGACCTCGGCCCCCGGCGTGTACGCCGCTGGTGACGTGACCGGTGTCTTCGCCCTGGCGTCGGTCGCCGCCATGCAGGGACGCATCGCCATGTACCACTTCCTCGGCGACGCGGTGGCCCCGCTCAACCTGAAGACCGTCTCCTCGAACGTCTTCACCGACCCGGAGATCGCCACCGTCGGCTACACCCAGGCCGATGTCGACGCCGGCGTGATCGACGCCCGGGTCGTCAAGCTGCCGCTGCTGCGCAACCCGCGCGCCAAGATGCAGGGCATCAGGGACGGCTTCGTCAAGATCTTCTGCCGCCCCGGCACCGGGATCGTCGTCGGCGGCGTGGTGGTCGCCCCGCGCGCCTCCGAACTCATCCATCCCATCTCGATCGCGGTCGACAACAATCTGACGGTCGAACAGATCGCCAACACCTTCACCGTGTACCCCTCCCTCTCGGGCTCGATCGCCGAGGTGGCCCGCCAGCTGCACACCCGCAAGAGCGGCGTCGAGGTCTGA
- a CDS encoding DeoR/GlpR family DNA-binding transcription regulator: MFAAERRQLILEMVRANGAVSLRELARVVQTSEVTVRRDVRALEAEGLLDRRHGGAVLPGGFTRESGFPQKSHLATAEKTAIADLAAGLVEEGEAIVVGAGTTTQELARRLARVPGLTVVTNSLLVAQALAHANRVEVVMTGGTLRGSNYALVGSGAEQSLQGLRVSKAFLSGSGLTAERGLSTSNMLSASVDRALVQAAAEVVVLADHGKLGTDTMFQTVPTDVITRLVTDEPPVHDDRAATELQALADQGVAIAVAGASGGEPVPAGRQPRRDVPLPGPRRSQVPGGGPQLRSATVLGEPPTGDRARVADLRRR, from the coding sequence GTGTTCGCTGCAGAACGTCGTCAATTGATCCTCGAAATGGTGCGAGCCAACGGGGCCGTGTCGCTCCGTGAGCTCGCCCGCGTCGTCCAGACCTCCGAAGTGACCGTACGGCGGGACGTGCGCGCACTGGAGGCAGAAGGACTCCTCGACCGCCGGCACGGCGGTGCGGTACTGCCGGGCGGGTTCACGCGGGAGTCCGGCTTTCCGCAGAAGTCACATCTCGCGACCGCGGAGAAGACGGCCATCGCCGATCTCGCCGCGGGGCTCGTCGAAGAGGGCGAGGCCATCGTGGTCGGGGCCGGGACCACCACCCAGGAGCTGGCGCGCCGGCTCGCGCGGGTGCCCGGGCTGACCGTGGTCACCAACTCGCTGCTGGTGGCCCAGGCGCTGGCCCATGCCAACCGCGTCGAGGTGGTGATGACCGGCGGCACCCTGCGGGGCTCCAACTACGCCCTCGTCGGCAGCGGCGCCGAACAGTCGCTCCAGGGCCTCAGAGTCTCCAAGGCGTTCCTCTCCGGGAGCGGTCTGACCGCCGAGCGCGGGCTCTCCACGTCCAACATGCTCTCGGCGTCCGTGGACCGTGCGCTGGTGCAGGCGGCCGCGGAGGTGGTCGTCCTCGCCGACCACGGCAAGCTCGGCACGGACACCATGTTCCAGACCGTGCCGACGGATGTGATCACCCGGCTGGTGACCGACGAGCCGCCGGTGCACGACGACCGGGCGGCCACCGAGCTCCAGGCCCTGGCCGATCAAGGGGTGGCGATCGCGGTCGCGGGGGCCTCGGGCGGCGAGCCGGTCCCGGCGGGGCGCCAGCCGCGCCGTGATGTGCCCCTACCGGGCCCGCGCCGGAGCCAGGTCCCCGGCGGCGGTCCGCAGCTGCGCAGCGCGACGGTCCTCGGGGAGCCCCCCACGGGAGACCGCG